Proteins encoded by one window of Ictidomys tridecemlineatus isolate mIctTri1 chromosome 7, mIctTri1.hap1, whole genome shotgun sequence:
- the LOC101956159 gene encoding intestinal-type alkaline phosphatase, giving the protein MGPSLGSRAVRTTPGLGQGVRLHRGECLCPQTYNVDRQVPDSAGTATAFLCGVKANYKTIGLSAAARFDQCNTTRGNEVMSVMYRAKQAGKSVGVVTTTTVQHASPAGTYAHTVNRNWYSDADMPASALQEGCQDIAMQLISNMDIDVILGGGRKFMFPKGTPDPEYPSDTTQDGTRRDKRNLVQEWLAKHQGARYVWNREQLIQASQDPAVTHLMGLFEPEHLHYEIYRDPAQDPSLVEMTEVALGLLSRNPRGFYLFVEGGRIDHGHHAGTAFLALTEAVMFDSAIDKAGQLTSDQDTLTLVTADHSHVFSFGGYTLRGSSIFGLAPFKARDGKSYTSILYGNGPGYVQNRPDVTEVESGAPTYKQQAAVPLSDETHAGEDVAVFARGPQAHLVHGVQEQNYIAHVMAFAACLEPYEACSLAPPAGQSSAVGHRPGATTVLLPFWLLLLLRIAP; this is encoded by the exons ATGGGGCCTAGTTTGGGGTCCAGGGCAGTGAGGACCACCCCAGGCCTAGGCCAAGGAGTAaggttacacagaggagagtgtCTCTGTCCCCAGACATACAACGTGGACAGACAGGTGCCAGACAGCGCTGGCACAGCCACAGCCTTCCTGTGTGGGGTCAAGGCCAACTACAAGACCATTGGTTTGAGTGCAGCTGCCCGCTTTGACCAGTGCAACACAACACGAGGCAACGAGGTCATGTCTGTGATGTACCGGGCCAAGCAAGCAG GGAAGTCCGTGGGAGTGGTGACCACCACCACGGTGCAGCATGCCTCGCCAGCTGGCACATATGCACACACGGTGAACCGCAACTGGTACTCAGATGCAGACATGCCAGCCTCGGCGCTGCAGGAGGGCTGCCAGGACATCGCCATGCAGCTCATCTCCAATATGGACATTGAC GTGATCCTCGGCGGGGGCAGAAAGTTCATGTTTCCCAAGGGCACCCCAGACCCCGAGTACCCAAGTGACACCACCCAGGATGGAACCAGGCGGGATAAACGCAACCTAGTACAGGAATGGCTGGCAAAGCACCAG GGGGCTCGGTATGTGTGGAACCGCGAGCAGCTCATTCAGGCGTCCCAGGACCCAGCAGTGACGCACCTCATGG GCCTCTTCGAGCCTGAACACTTGCATTACGAAATCTACCGGGATCCAGCACAGGACCCCTCCCTGGTGGAGATGACAGAGGTGGCCCTGGGTCTGCTGAGCAGGAACCCCCGCGGCTTCTACCTCTTCGTGGAAG GGGGCCGCATCGACCACGGGCACCACGCGGGAACCGCTTTCCTGGCCCTGACCGAGGCGGTCATGTTCGACTCTGCCATCGACAAGGCCGGCCAGCTCACCAGCGACCAGGACACGCTGACCCTCGTCACCGCCGACCACTCGCACGTCTTCTCCTTTGGCGGCTACACGCTGCGGGGCAGCTCCATCTTCG GGCTGGCCCCGTTCAAGGCCCGGGACGGCAAGTCGTACACGTCCATCCTGTATGGCAATGGCCCCGGCTACGTGCAGAACCGACCCGACGTCACAGAGGTTGAGAGCG GTGCCCCCACCTACAAGCAGCAGGCGGCTGTGCCCCTGTCAGATGAGACGCACGCAGGCGAGGACGTGGCGGTGTTTGCGCGCGGCCCGCAGGCGCACCTGGTGCACGGGGTGCAGGAGCAGAACTACATCGCGCACGTCATGGCCTTCGCTGCCTGCCTGGAGCCCTATGAGGCCTGCAGCCTGGCGCCTCCAGCAGGCCAGAGCAGTGCTGTGGGTCACCGCCCTGGGGCCACCACAGTGTTGCTGCCCTTTTGGTTGCTGCTGTTGCTGAGGATTGCACCCTGA